Sequence from the Nymphaea colorata isolate Beijing-Zhang1983 chromosome 9, ASM883128v2, whole genome shotgun sequence genome:
AGGCTTTCTCAAAGTCTTCCTTATATATCTTGCATAGAGGGGAGCAAGTGGAATCTTTTGACTTTAAACTTGTCATTAGGTGAGGATGTGCAGTACCAGCGAGATGCTCGGCCATGTCGACCAGTGGTCGCCATTGAGCATCAAAATAGCTTCAAATTTGTTCAGCCATGGAAATGAGGTGGAGCAAATGTGTTAGCTGAAACCATGTCCCCTTCTTGGCTATTACAAGGGAGCAATTTgcttttttaaatttatcaGCTCCCATGGAAGATGGATCGTCCACCAGCTCCTGTCGTTCCTCTACCCAACATTATATCGCAACACATGGAAGTTCCGCAACTCAAACGATGCTTTTATGTACTAGACAACTCTGTGCAATGTTGGTGCATCCCTCTTAAATTATTAATTGCACGAGGGAAGACTATAGTCACTCACATGATTCTTCAGTTATAatgatttttctgttttttaaaaaacagtAACAAGCAGCCATCATTTGCACTATGCTGTGGGCAATTAAACGAGCTTAATTCAAGATTGAGATCAAGTCACGGTACATTAATAAGAAATtgaatattttacaaataaaatgctcaagtttttgaaggaaaaagCCAAAATGACTATGTTAAGTTGAATTTAGTTACTTACctcattttcatataataaaaaaaatcagttaaatgaaaaaaaaagaatgtcaTGTATTTTGGTTATCGTTAAAAAAAAGTGTATGCATGCCATTTTATTTCGTTCCTCCGCTTTTGCGCTCACGAATTTGCTTCAATCTTCTATTTTCTCGAATCTTTCCCTATAGCTCAATGTTTTGAATAATAGACAAATAGAAGATTAAGCATGTTTCCCACATATATTTTAGCGAACATTGAGTTTATTCTTGCTTAAAAATACCAAAACTTATAATTAACATAGCAGATCAAGCAAAATAGACAGAAATTTGTTCCCGAAAATGGGGTTTTATtatgtttgtattttttgaatgtaCAAATATCGACAATAGGGTTCCCTAGCGATCCTCTAAAATGCGGATGTTAAAGATTAATCAAGTTTGAGCAAGCGGACGAACAGTGAAGGCTGATCAACACCCTGTAACGATGTTGAGGAGGGAGACTTTAGCTTGGATCATGCATCTCAAGAGATCCTCCAATTCCACTTCTGTTTCACCCAATTTAAGATCCAATGGCCTTTGTGCTTCTTGGGCATCTTCCTTCCGTGCAGTCTTGGATGAATGGCTGTGCATTCTGAGGATAGCCATATCTGCCCTCTCTACTTCGCCAACAAAATCTTCATCACCTTCTGCTTCATGGATCTTGGAACTCAATAATCTTGAGAAGATGGATTGTGTTGCCTTTCTCCCCGAGATGATCAAACTAAGAAGGGTAAAGGTAGAGACGGTAACAGCCCTCACATCCTTGAAGACCTGATCAACCACGTCGAGGTTGTCACCAGATGAGGACGCATGCTTCTCGACACTGCTCACTAATCTCAGGCACTTGCCCATCtccttcttcatcctcttcctgCTGCACTGATATGCGCAGATGCCAGCTTCCAAACCAGGATCGCCTCTTCGAAACATGGATCGAAGGGATTGGTGTTGCTCCTTAGTTTGCTGTAACGAGTCCTTCACCAGCCCGCAGGCATCCATCAAGCAGAGGAAGTCGTCCATCATCTCCCTCACCAAACTCCCTTTGCCACAAAGAGCCTGTTGAGTGAGAGGTAGTTGCAGGAAGGCATTGACGGAAGCGTAGAGGTCCTTGAGATGCCCAAGTCTGGTAACCAACCGTGCCTTCCTTGATGGGCAGGCTTCCCAGGCCTTAACCAGATGAATGCACTCCTGGACTCTGGCCAAGCTTGGGTGGGACTTTGAGGGAAAACTAGTGGAACGAATGTGGAAAGATTTTGCAGAAGTAGTTGCCATCTTCTCCTTGTATGTTTTAGGCTCTGAAAGCAGAATGATCACCAAGATGATGATCTGAAGATGATGAATCCCTCCCCACGATCCTTCTTATATATCTTGCAAAGAGAGGGGAAACTGAAATCTTTTGACTGAAACTTGTCTCTAGGTGAGGGTGCAGCGTATCAGCGAGATGCTCGGCCATATGTCGACCGATGGTCGCCATTGAGCATCTGCGCGACTTCTAGTTTGTTTGGCCATGGAGATGAGGTGGAGCGTCATTATTGTCTCCTCCAGTTTCTAATGTACTGTGGCATTTTATATTTCACCATTCTGCTTCCATTGAAGACGGATCGTCCGCCAGATCCTGTCTTCCCTCTACCCAACATTGTATTCCAATTCGTGAAAGCTCTACGCCTCTACAGCTTAAacgatgcttttttttttattacctgCACGAGGGATGATTATAGTCTATCACATGATTCGTTATAAAGATTTTCCCCCCCTTTTTTTCCTGAAGTTACGAACAACCATCATATGCACCACCACCATTAAATTGACTTCATTCAAAACTGGGATCAAGTCACGGTACtttgatttgaaattgaatatgtTACAAAGAAACAGCTCAATCTTTCTTCTCCGCTTCCCCTACATAACGCCATGGAAAAACCGAGTGTTCTGATCGCTTTCTTGAAGCCACTTAATCCAAAACGTTTGGCTCGATTTCATGTTTGAATCGATTCACTCTACCGGTAGATGATTCAAAGGCGTCTTATGTCAACTTATTCTCTTATATCATAATTTCCTATGTTATAGgtaatttgtatatattttttatttatttttcaaaaagtgaAAATGGGTGTTATCATATTTTAATAGTAATCAAATCCAATCtcttcttacgaagaagaaCAGATTGGAAAATGTAacgtaaaaaaatatttaatgtatTTCGCAGTCTTATGATGAGCTTCTCTATGTGCACGTGAAGGTGGCAGTAAACAAAAGAATATGTGCACGCCCTTCACTCGCTAAGATCAGGCTGCGTTGAACACCTGGCTGCCTCTATAGCTGTGAAGATAACCGTGCAAAACTgtggggaaaataaaatatggtGCGATCACCTATGTGAACAATGAAGATTGACAAAGTGCACTTGAACCTATTTTGTTTGGTTTCATCCATAATATCTGGATaaatgactatatatatatatatattgatggaaAACAGgaacaaaaaccaaaacctttaatttttttaaaaattattccAAATAAAACATAAATGCCTAAAAATCTTTATAAAAACTCTTTTGATATGAAACATACTTTAAGTTAAGTTGTTTCTACGAAAAATGTGAACTTTTTGTCATCAAAATATTAATGCTATGAGAGCTAtctatttttgcttattatcaaaaaattattaaaatttcaatttaacaCATGTTTTGTATCaaactatttttaaaatcaTGTCGTTAAAGTTAGATTGCAAACAAAAACGATGTGGTTTTTGTTCTTGACTTAATTGactggttatatatatatatcaacccTAAGAAAATAGACTAGTGTTGTGAAAAATGATGTGTAAAATGAACGTGTTGATTTGGTAAATCAGTCAATTTACTAATTCAGCTAAATTGTTTATGAAATagcaaattattttaaaatttcaacatATAAACAAACAgaattatacaaaaaataattaaaaattaaatatcttaaatatttaaaaaaaaataaatgacttGGGTTACTCTTGACTCAGCCACCCAATCAAATTAATTTGTCGATGTTTTGATTTAAATTGACTAATCCTGATACCATTGATATGATACTTTAACTGGTAagcaattttgtaaaaaatgcaAATATGTAAAAGTCCATATTTATCCTACCACCCCTTCGCCGAAAAAATACAAGGTCGATACAGGTTTGTATTATTTAAatagtttatatttttaaaaaccataattgaaaaaaaaaaggataacaCTTGCCGTTATTTAGCCATAAATACCAATTATTTAGATGACTAGTGGGAACTGGGAAATGGGGTGTTGACAATTATTAAGCTCCAAAGGAAACATATAAAGCAGCTGGTCATGCTGGGGTACGCAATTCTTGTGTGTGTTAATAAAGAATaattaccatatatatatatatatatatatatatatatatatatatatatatatatatatatattgaacttACACCAAACATTGACACAGCCCATAACATTACTGAGTCGAGGGGGCCCTTTGGATCTTTTCTGtacaacttgtttttttgtctgaacttattaatttttaagaaaatacattcaatttgtttatttaattcTCGCTATTTCCTACTTCTGCCCTTTAAACATTGAGCAAATTAGCTTCAAACTTATTTGCTATTATAAAAAAAGTTTGCATCGTGccacattattttatttataaggGAAGGATACATGCGCCGCGTTGTTAGGAAAAATTGTTAACGAATAACCGGCCTAAGCAGCTAAGCTCTATTGCGCGTGAATTTACTGTAATCTTCtattttctgaacttttttGCCATCTCTCAGTGTCTTGAATAACAAGCAAGTAAATGCTTAAGCATGTGTCATGTTGGTAGTATGGCTACTGAGTCATCATCCCACCTTTTCTTATCATGCGGTCTCCGAGTGACTCTTCTCCTGATTAACGTGTGGTAGTTAGTTAATTGTCTTGGCGCAGTTCATGAGATGATTAAGTATGTCCTTTATTGTTAGCAAGAAACCAAGGAAAGAAATTGAATTTGGGTCCTCAGAAACTAATCATTTGACACCACTTTTTCAAAGTTTATAGCAGATTTTCTGTGAAGAACCAGAATGAATTTAAAGCTCAAAACTGAAGATTCCATGGCCGACTAACTGGCCAACCGTTTCAATTATATTTACTTCCATCACAGTCGTTTGGATCACCAAGGCCGCTGAAGGTAACACCCAATTTTCGTTGTGCACCCAAGCAGATCTTTGTAAATTTTCAATGATACAAATAGCGAATCAAGCAAAATAGACAgaaaatttttcacaaaaatggGCTTTCATTATATACTTTTGCATATACAAAATCGACAATGGGGGATCCTTAGTGATCCTCTAAAATGCGGATGCTAAGGATTAATTAAGTTTGAGCAAGTGGATGGACAGTAAAGCCTGATCAACATCCTGCAACGATGTTGAGGAGGGAGACTTTAGCCTGGATCATGCATCTAAAGACATCCTCCAACTCCGCCTCTGTCTCACTCAATTTAAGATCTAATGCCTGCATCTGGATTTGTGCTTCTTGGGCAACATCCTCCCTCACAGTCTTGGATGAATGACCAAGCAGTCTAAAGATAGCCACATCTGCCCTCTCTAGTTCAGTGACACAATCTTCATCACCTTCTGCAACATGGCTCTTGGAACTCAATAATCTGGAGAAGATGGATTGTGTTGACCTTCTTCCCGAGACGATCAAACTTAGAAGGCTAAAGGTAGAGACGGTAACATCTCTCACATCCTTGATGACCTGATCAACCACATCGAGGTTGTCACCAGAAGAGGACGCATGCTTCTCCACACTTTTCACTAATCTGAGGCACTtgtccatcttcttcttcatcctcttcttgCTGCACTGATATGCGCAGATGCCAGCTTCCAGTCCAGAATCGCCTCTTCGAAGCATGGATCGAAGGGATTGGTGTTGCTCCCTCGTTTGCTGCAATGAGTCCTTCACCAATCCACAGGCATCCATTAAGCAGAGGAAGTCGTCCATCAACTCCACCACCAAACTCTCTTTGCCGCAAAGAACCTGTTGAGTGAGTGGGAGTTGCAGGAAAGCATTGACGGAAGCGTAGAGGTCCTTGAGATGCCCAAGTCTGGTCACCAACTGTGCCTTCCTTGATGGGCAGGCTTCCCAGGCCTTAACCAGATGAAGGCACTCCTGGACTCTGGCCAAGTTTGGGTGGGACTTTGAGGGAAAGCTAGTGGAACGAACGTGGAAAGATTTTGCAGAAGTACTcgccattttctctttcttttcttctgggAGTGAAGGCAAAACAATCAAGATGATGATCTGATGATGATGGTGAAGTCCTTCACCGGTCTCCCCTTATATAGCCTACGCTGGGGAGCAAGCGGAAATTTTTCATCAGGAGACAACCCGAATCTTTCATTTGTTTGCGCACGAAAGTATTCGATTAGGTGCCCAGCCCTGTCTGCCATCGGTTCCTCTTCAAGTAACTAAACAATTCCATACTTACTTAGACGAGGAGGTGGATCATGTGGCTTCTCTGGGTCTTTGTCTCCCTCCAAGCCCTTCTGCATATGaacaatatatatttgatcGTCCCTCTCTGTCAAAAGATTTCAATGATCCTTGATGGCTCATTTCCCATGAGAACCTTGTCTCTTGCCTAGCCAGCATTCACTTCTGGACAGAAAAGCGCTACATTTCATATGATTCTTTTAACGAAATAAACTTATTTAGTAGCACGTGATATGTTGGTGCATGCCATGGCCATAGCAGTAATAAAATGCAGAAATTCTGCGATCCTGGCATCGGTATCTACATATTGGATTTTCTGCCCTCTTTATTTTTAACTTTAGCCTGTAATAGTAACAGAAAAATCTACTTTGTTAATTTGGGCTTTCTAAGCGCTGCATATGGCATGGCTTGTCTTCATCTGAGTGGTGAATGCGGTTTGATGGCAAGAGTTCGCACGTGAAGAAAGCAATACATTAAGGCATTCCTTGTCGATTTCGATGAGAACGAGTGTTTTTCTTCTGAAACTAAGCCAGATGCTGCTTAATGAAAAAACCAAGTGCCTCTATTGGCGTGTAGCTCTGCTGCATGTAGTGTATTTTGATCTCCTCAAGGTGATCCATTCTCGATGGATGGGGATCATTGCTCTTAACAAGACGTGTCCTTTTGTCCTTGTTCTACTGAACCGTATtgaattttaatcattttatccCAAGAAAAGGAGAGACCTGTTGCTTGAAGCGGCATTccgctctctctttctgtggATTCTCTATTTCATCTCGGAAGGACTGCCACGGCTAATTTATGTTTAATTTATTCAGTGGAAGGGGAAAGGATATACTGCACCCTCCTTCGTTTTCTAAGAACAGACAGCCAATCTTGTGCTTGCTACCAcgttaatatgttttttttttcttcataaataGTCATTTTTGGAGTATGATTAACATGCACTTCAACTGCTAATTGAAGCAAACTGATTTACGAACTGTTGATTGCGATAACCTGATACCCAGATTGTTTAAAGGAAAACACAGATCGAACTAGATCATGAGGAGAGGTACCTCACTGGCTAGAAAGTAAAACAAAGCAATATCATAAATTCTGGTGATATAAGGCCAACGGATATATAGATGACTTGTCTTGTTCCACAGAGATAACCACCTCAATGGCTGCATGTTCCCTGTGATTCTTCAACAATGCCAGGGAAGGATTAGTGTCTTAACTTCCTGCTGGCGTTAAATTTTTGCACGAACAGATGTAATCATGATTAGAAAATAAAGCAGTGTATACCTGAACGGCGATTTGTCGCCTTCTCTAAGATCACTACAAGAACTATTCTAGTTTTCCTCTCTAGTTGGTCCTTGTCTGGTGATCTGTTCTTTTGAGTTACTTTCTTAAGACACCTTTTTGTTTAGGAAGCAGTCGGATTTTTAAACGGAACCAATGACCCTTTTATGTATTTAAACAAGCTGCATTATCACAAAAGTTGAATAGATTATTGTATGTTGGTTCGTTTTAAAAGTCGAATAGATTATTGTATGTTGGTTCATTTGCAGCATATCAAGAAACATCTCcaggttttaaatttttatcaacCACATTGTTGCTTATTCTATCTTCCAATTTTTGTTATGAGATTTCTTGACAAAATCgtgaagaaaaattaaattgtttaaaaatcTCCAAGGACCAAATTAGGGCGACAGAACGCCTCCTTAGATTTTGACACCAACTTACCGCTTTAGCGGGATTTCAGCACAGGTAGAGAACCAATTCAAAATATATAAGCTTGTACAAGTATCAGTTACTGGGAAAGAATGCCGAATTTAATTGCATGTAACTTTTGTTACATAGAAGTTTAAGCGACACAGAAATTTTTTCCCTTAATACATAACGAAAATTTATAACTTGTGAACATGCAAACATAGCAGTTGGTTCCCTAGCCATCCTTCAAAATGCAGGTACCAAGGATTGAGTTTGAGCATATTGGCTCTTTTCTGGCTCAACACTCACTACACGAACGATGTTGGGACACTGCTTGGTCCATAGACTCTCTACGTAACATGCTCCAAATCTGCCACTCTTTCCTCGAGCTGATATCTAATGCTTTCTTTCGCCTTTCTGCAACTGCTGCCCTTGTAGGCACACACGTCAGCTCCCAAACCGAAAGGATTGACCTGTTTCCCTCATGTAACACTAATGACTGCTGTATCATCCCACAGGCAGTCATTAAGCTTACAAGGACATCCATCGACTCTGATCCCATGCTGTTAAGGTGTCCAATTAATCCATTGACCAATTGTGCCTTCCTTGAGGGAGAGGATTTCCAACCATTAACCAAATAAAGGCGCTCTTGGGTTCGGGCTACGATTGAAGAAAGCTAGCGGAACAAATGTGGAAAGATTTTGCAGAAGTTCATAGCTGCTGTTCCTGTTATTTCTGTTGTGGAAGAAAATACCAGTAAGCAACATCACAAAAGGGCACTCCTTTCCCTGATCTTTCTCATATAGCTTTCACTGCAATGCAACTAGAATCATTTGTTGAAACATGTTGCTGGATGAGCATGTGGCCGGTCAGTCATGCCTACGGTTGGTCGCCATCAAACTATGAaaattaatcatttcaattTGTTTAGAGAAGGAAATGAGGTGGACCATATGGGTTTGTCTCCTGTACCGATCTTCAATCCGTGTTCCTGAGCCCTAACTATGAGAACTAAAAGCCCACGAGTGCTTTGTCTTTGGCCTACCCAACATGCATTGCTACAAATAAAACATGACAACTCAGATGATTcttataaaatgataaaattaaagGATGGATCCTTGATGTTGTGATGAATACCGCATATAACAAAAGGCCCTCTGTATCTGATCATATCTCGTATGTTTTAACTTGCCCGGTAATGGTGAAAATAAATTACTTTCTGTTGATAAGGTGGCGTTTATCCTCACTTATTGGTAATCCAAGAAGCCTCATGCACGTGGTTTCAAAGGAGAAACTGGTGAAGGTTTGATATGTTGCCGTCCGCATTCACTTGGTCCATGTGACTGTTCTGTACCTATGATGTCCTTTCTCAGAGCAAGGATCGGTAGACACCAAAATTGCATGAGATTCAGGAAGCATCaagccttttcttttctatcccCTTCATAGGACTGAGAAGGAACCTTCCAGGCTCGGATCACTTAAATGAGTTTGCTTACCATGTTTTTGAAGACAGTATTATAAGAAAGCTTTGGATGCATGCAATTCAATACCTAAGGCAGTTTAGCAGATCAGGTGTGcacatgtgtgtgcatgtggTGTTACAATATATGTCTATTTATTTTAGTATACAACGATCTTCCACAATGTGACCCACAGGGCAGTTCAAATTAGCTGCTAAAACACCAATTTCCAGGAAATTAACGGATCTAATTCGTTTCCAACACAACTTTGTGATTCTGTGAATATGGCTTTTCTGATGAATGTGTGTTAATGGAGGCTGTTTGAACTAGTGTGAGAATAGCTTCTATTAGAAACTGCCATCTTTCTACTGTGTTTGAGGTTTTGTAGTTGAAGATTGAACTGAGATGtaattttctctcttcttaAAATGATGATTGGAGAGCAATGGAATCAGTCAGTGTCAGTTGGAAGCAATAGTGTGATACATGAAGTAGATCGCCTGGTTATGTCTGCAATATCTTTGGCATTGCAAGTTTTTTATTGTGATGTTTCATTGAGCAGATGGTGGTCATGAAGGTTTCATGACACCAGAAcctgattgaatttggattttttgttATCAATGAACAGAAAGAAGATGCATTGATGATGTCACAAGAAGCAACGCTGCACTTTCCTTGATTAATTCATTTGGTGGAAGCACACGCATTCacttaattcataaaaaaactcGGAAATTTGATGGTCTAACAGCAACACAGCATGAATATTGAATTAATATAGGTAACGATCATCTTCAAATCTTCTTTGATCTGAATATGGTTTCTAGGTCGCTAATAAGATCTCCAAATCTGGACACATGAAAGAATATAGACTAATTAACGAATTTTAATGCGAGCAGTTTAATAGATCCAATATTTTGTAGAATTTAACCTCTACAAATTTTCTGCAAAAATTGTTGTTACACAGTTCGAGATGTATCAGGCTATGGAATTTCTTACTTGGACTCAGTATGGATTTTGAGATCTTTGAAAGAAATAGACGTTCTACACTCGCTCTTCCTTACAGGAATTTTTCTTATCTTAATGTATAATGGTTTACAAATCAACCCCTACCTTTTCAATTAACCATTCGGCATTGGTCCTTAAGTTGAGGATTCTCCTACATGATGTTGCTCTTCGAACAAGACGAAGTAAGTGCCCTTAAAATGGAAGGACAGGCGCTATTAGATTATACAATAATCTTGAACACTAAATCCACTTCACTAACAACTAAACCGAGCTAAGCTGCTGACAAGGTTATATTAGCAGAACGGTGGGTATCACTTCAAGGAACCAATGTCAAGGATGGACTTATCAATTGCATTGATGTGGCAATGGGTTTGTGAATTGCATTTATGCGTAGACGAATTTGTCAATTCCGTAAATCTTGGGAAGATAGcgtttcaaatataaatttatgtAAGACTTCTGCTTATGCAGCTAAGCCCCTACGAAGCATTTCAGCTGTTCAGCATCTCTCTGCTATGTATAGTTGGTGTCAAAATTCTTGTTGCAGACTAGTTCTTGCTCTGTTCTCATCCGTCCCACTTTTTCAGCTTATCTTCTATTCAATTTTCACTAGTTTCACGTTGAAATTTGTTCCCGAGAATGGAATTATGCTAACACTGTTTCATCCATGATAATAATAAGCTTCCCATCTGAAGCTACCACATTCCTTCACTCTGTTTTGTCATGAGTCTGAAAGAATCAACCGCTACCTACTGTACTCATCACTTGTCTTGGTTCTCTTCCAAGTTCACTCACACAATGAATAGATGAGCGTGGAGCCCGATCCCAATTTAATAACCTTTCCCTGTACCTCATGGAACCAACTTGACGGTAATTATTTGTAATTTTGCAGGTAAGGGGTATTAGCATAATTTTCTGTGTGATCATTGCAATAATTTGAGTTCAGAACGGtgtaattttcttatataaaagAACAGATCAAGCAAAATAGATGGACACGGAAATTTCGTCCCGAAATTGGGGTTTCATTTATATACTTTTGAATATACAAAATGGACAATTGTTCCTTAGTAATCCTCTAAAATGCGGATGCCAAGGATCATGTTTGAGCATGTTGGCAATATGAAAGACTCAACACCCAGTAACGATGTTGAGGAGGGAGACTTTAGCTTGGATCATGCATCTGAAGACGTCCTCCAACTCCACCTCTACTTCCCTCAAGCTAACGTCCAATTCTTCCATCAGCTTTTGTGCCTCCCGGGCATCTTCCTGCCTTATTGTCTTCAAAGAAGTGTCATGGAGTCTAAATATGGCCGCATCCGCCTTCTCTATTTCACCAACGTCATCTTCATCACTTTTTGAGCTCATGGAACTCAACAATCTTGAGAAGATGGACTTGGCTGCCTTTCTCCCGGAGATCACCGAACTAAGAGCGTTAAAGGTAGAGACCGTAACGGCCCTGACATCATTGAAGACCTGATCGACCATGTCAAGGTTGTCATTAGACGAAGAAATGTGCTTCTCCATGTTCCTCAGCAATCTCAGGCACTTGGCCATgtccttcttcatcctcttcctgCTGCACTGATAGGCACAGATGCCAGATTCCAAACCAGTGACGCCTCTCCGAAGCATGGATTGAAGGGTTTGATGTTGCTCCCTCATATGCGCCAACGAGTCTTTCACCAAACCGCAGGCATCCATTAAGCAGAGGTAGTCATCCATCAACTCCCTCACAAGCCTCTCTTTGCCACAAAGAGCCTGTTGAGTGAGAGGGAGTTGCAGGAAGACAACGATAGAAGCGTACAAGTCCTTGAGGTGCCCAAGCCTGGTCACCAGTGGTGCCTTCCCTGATGGGCAGGCTTCCCAAGCCTTAACCAAGTGAAGGCACTCTTGGACGCCGGCCAAGTTTGGGTGGGACTCCGACGGAAAGCTAGTGGAGCGTGTGTGGAAAGATCTGGCTGAGGCTGCCATCGTTCTGATCTTCCGGTTGTGAAGGCAGAAAAAAATACCAAGACGCTTATGATGACGGACTCCTTCACTGGATCTTCCTTATATAGCTTGTTTCCTAGAGCAAACAGAATCTCTATTCTTGAACCATGTAGGTAGATGAGCGTGTGGCTGGGAAGTCATGTTTACCGTTGGTCGCCATCAATCTATGAAAGTCAATGATTTGCAGTTGTTTAGAGAAGAAACTTAGGTGGAGCATATGGGGTCACCTGGCACCTTGTCTCCTGCCGACTCTTCTCCCTCATCAGAATTGAAAGCCCACGAGTGCCTTGCCTTTGGCCTAACCAGCATAAATTGCTACATAATAAaaatatgacaactcgagcgaTTCGTGAAGGTATAAGCAAATGGATGCATCTTTTGCTGTTATGGCCCTTGCgatatttaatatgaaactcTCGAGATCATCCACTGCCTGCACGAGGGGGAGAGATCTGGCTCTGCCATATGTCGACCAATGGCCGCCATTGAGTATCAGAGGATCTTCAAATTTGTTTAGCCATCGAAATGAGGTGGAGCAAATGGGTTAGCTCAGTCCTTGTCTCCTCCTGTTTCTATTGTATTGCggcattttattttatgttattcaGCTTCCATTGAAGATGGATGCCTGTCCTTCCTCTACCCAACATTGTTTTCCAACTCATGGAAACTctacaacttaaataatgcttTTATGCACTATGCAACGTAGTTGTCTCCTTTAATTTATTACCTTTACGGGAGATGATTATAGTCTATCACATGATTCATTATACTACTGTTCATTAGTTATGatgattttcccttttttcttttgtgaagtTACAAACGACCACACCACCATGTAACATGCCATTAAATGGACTTAATTCAAAACTGGGAT
This genomic interval carries:
- the LOC116260702 gene encoding uncharacterized protein LOC116260702 → MATTSAKSFHIRSTSFPSKSHPSLARVQECIHLVKAWEACPSRKARLVTRLGHLKDLYASVNAFLQLPLTQQALCGKGSLVREMMDDFLCLMDACGLVKDSLQQTKEQHQSLRSMFRRGDPGLEAGICAYQCSRKRMKKEMGKCLRLVSSVEKHASSSGDNLDVVDQVFKDVRAVTVSTFTLLSLIISGRKATQSIFSRLLSSKIHEAEGDEDFVGEVERADMAILRMHSHSSKTARKEDAQEAQRPLDLKLGETEVELEDLLRCMIQAKVSLLNIVTGC
- the LOC116260703 gene encoding uncharacterized protein LOC116260703; this translates as MASTSAKSFHVRSTSFPSKSHPNLARVQECLHLVKAWEACPSRKAQLVTRLGHLKDLYASVNAFLQLPLTQQVLCGKESLVVELMDDFLCLMDACGLVKDSLQQTREQHQSLRSMLRRGDSGLEAGICAYQCSKKRMKKKMDKCLRLVKSVEKHASSSGDNLDVVDQVIKDVRDVTVSTFSLLSLIVSGRRSTQSIFSRLLSSKSHVAEGDEDCVTELERADVAIFRLLGHSSKTVREDVAQEAQIQMQALDLKLSETEAELEDVFRCMIQAKVSLLNIVAGC
- the LOC116260705 gene encoding uncharacterized protein LOC116260705 yields the protein MAASARSFHTRSTSFPSESHPNLAGVQECLHLVKAWEACPSGKAPLVTRLGHLKDLYASIVVFLQLPLTQQALCGKERLVRELMDDYLCLMDACGLVKDSLAHMREQHQTLQSMLRRGVTGLESGICAYQCSRKRMKKDMAKCLRLLRNMEKHISSSNDNLDMVDQVFNDVRAVTVSTFNALSSVISGRKAAKSIFSRLLSSMSSKSDEDDVGEIEKADAAIFRLHDTSLKTIRQEDAREAQKLMEELDVSLREVEVELEDVFRCMIQAKVSLLNIVTGC